AGCGTTTCAAGAATCTTTGTTCTAATAATATCATCACTTTCACTTTCTAATTGAAATAAAAAATAACGTCGAATAGGGAATAAAAGATCTCCTCCAGATTTTTCAACAAAATCAATTAAATCAACAAAAAATGTATACCTATTTTTTATTCTTTTTTGCAATGATAATGTTGAATCATCAATAAGAATATTGTCGTAAAGTTTAAAAAAGTACTCATCTAAAGCAGCTAAATAAATAGCATGTTTATTTTTAAAATGGTGGTAAATAGCACCTTTTGATGAGTTGGTAGCTAAGATAATATCATTTAAACTGGTTTTTTGATACCCTTTATTTAAAAATAAAGTAAAAGCAGTTGTAATAATTTTTTCTTTACCCTGTTTAGCCATTTCGTTTTGTAATTTCTTTAAAGATAAGAAAAAAAATAAAACAGACTGTTTGGTTTGTTTTTTATAAAACCATTAAATTACATCCACGAATATCAGAATTATCAAAGCGACCAATAACTTCAAAGCTATTATTTGTGTATACTTTTCCTAAATCTTGGGTTGCAATAAAACTACAAGAATTATAATTAGCTAAGTCGATAACATTAATTCCACCTGATTTTTCTTTTGGTAAAATTGTTAGTGCATCTTCAGTATCTCGGGTTAAAATTTTCATCCAAGGCGGACAATTAAAAACGCCGTTTCCTTTAGAATAACCTTGACTTAGCAATTCGGTCATTCCATATTCTGAGTGAATTTTTTGAACACCAAATCCTTCTCCTAAAATTTGATGTAATTCGTTTCTTATAAGCTCTTTTCTTCTCCCTTTCATTCCACCTGTTTCCATAATAATGGTGTTTTTAAGGTTAAATTTTTGCTGTTCAATTAAATCTAATAAAGCAAAAGAAACGCCAATAAGTAATATTTTTTGACCTTTTTTATCTAATTCGATGAGTTTTTTGGCTAATTCATCTAAATTATTGAGGTAAAAACCACTTTCAGATTGTTTAGATTTTTTAATTAAATCATCAACCATATATACCAATGAAGATCCTTTACGGTCTAAATAATTTGGTAACAAAGCTAAAACTACATATTCTTGTATGTTTCCGTAGAAATAATCAAAACCTTTTAAATAACTAGTCTCATACCACGATAAATCGGTAACATGATGTTTACTGGTTGTACTTCCGGTAGTCCCAGAACTAGAAAACGTTTCTTTAATTTTATCAGTAGATGAAAGTATCTCTTTTGTTTTAAAAAACTGAATTGGTAAAAAAGGAATTTGCTCAATTGTTTTTACATCTGATGGATGAATATATAACAAATCACAAAAAGAACGGTACACTTTATTGTTTGTAAACTGATGTTTAAAAACATGTAAAGCTGCTTGGGTAAATTCTTCTGTATTTTGAATATTAAAAATAGTGTCTTCCATATATTTTACAAAAATAAGATTAATAGACGCAACCTTTTATATCTTTTTACATCTTGTAATAAAAGAACTCAAATTTTTGAGTTTGATTTAAAGTTAAATTATTGAAAACCTAAAATAAATAACTGAACTATGAGAAAAATAATCATTTTAATTTTTATAATAGCATTAGTTTCTTGCGAAAAAAACAATGAAATCATTGAAAATCCAGATAACTTATTAATTGGTAGCTGGACTGATGTAAGTTATAAAGATGGTAAAACATCATTTTCTAGAAGCAGCTCTTTACCTGAGAACGATTACGGGGTTTCATTTAAAACAAATGGAGATTATAAAGAAAAAACTTCTGGTTGGTGTGGCACACCTCCATTATCATATTTTAATATAGAAGGGAGTTATCAATTAGAAAATAACTTTATTACTATTACTAAAGGGAATAATAGTTATAAATGGAGGGTTATTTCTATAACAGAAACAACTTTAGTTATTAAGAGAGAATTAACAACGCAAGAAATTGCACATAAAAAACTAATGAATCTTTTTAATGAAATTGAAGAGATGTCTAATAAAGAAACTTGTTCGAATTCACTTGATTGGAGTTTTGCTGGATATGGCGCAAAAGCATGTGGTGGTTTTAAAGGTTACATAACTTATTCAAAAAACATAGATACTGTATTATTTTTAAAAAAAATAACAGCTTATACAAAAGCAGAAAATGAGTTTAACAAAGAATTTGGTATTGTTTCAGATTGTAGCATTATTAAAAAACCAATTTCAGTAGTATGTGAAAATAATTATCCAACTCTTAAATATTAAAATTATGAAAAAAATAACAGTATTATTAATTAGTATAATTTTATTATCATCATGTTTAAATAATGATGATTTACCAAATTACAAGTATGAATTTATTAAAATAGATGAAGTATCAGCGCCTAATAATTTTACATACGGTGTAAAAGACACTATTTTTATAAAATATACATTACCTAATAGTTGTTATCGTTTTAATGACGTTTTATACGATTATAAAGACACAACAAGAACTGTTGCGGTTAGAGCAATTGTAAATTTAGATAATGCTTGTTCAGAAGTTATAACCCAAAAAGAATACAAATTAATTGTTAATGCATTACAGAAAGAAGATTATCTTTTTAAATTTTATAAAGGAAAAGATACTGATGGGAAAAATATTTTTGAAGAAATTGTAATTCCAGTAAATTAATACTATCAAATTAGAAAAACTCATAAAAGGATGCTGCCAGCAAAAGTTGGCAGCACAATCTGAAGTTTATCAGCTATTTGCTGATAAACTTTTTCCGCTTTGTCTTAAGTATTCTAGAAATTATCAAGACGCGGAAGATACTTTACAAGATAGTTTTTTAACGATTTTTAGTAAAATAAAACAATATAAAAATAAAGGCTCTTTTGAAGGTTGGTTAAAACGTATTGCTATTAATACAGCACTTCAAAAATATAGAGAAAAAGCACCTTTAGAAATTGTAAAAGAAGTACCTGAAAACGACGAAATTGAAGAAGTTTATTTAGAAAATGAAATATTTAGTATTGATGTTCTATTATCTTTTATTCAACAATTACCAGACAGGTATCGTTTAATTTTTAATCTATATGTATTAGATAATTATTCTCATAAAGAAATTTCAAATCTTTTAAAAATTTCAGAGAACACATCTAAATCTAATTTATCTAGAGGTAGAAAAATTTTAAAAAACAAATTAGAAATTCATCAACAAAAAGAACAAAAAGCATAACTGATGGAAAATAGAGATATAGATAGATTATTTACTGAAAAATTAAAAAATTTAGAGGTAATTCCACCAAAAAGAGTTTGGAATAATATTGAGTCTGACTTAAAAAAAAGAAAACGAAGAGTATTACCAATGTGGTGGTTTTCTGGAGGAATATCTGCTGTTTTAGTTTTAGGAATTTTATTATTTTCTTTTCCTAATAACTCTGTAAATAAGAATAATAATACACCAATTATTATTGCAAACCCAGAAATAAATATTCCAGATTTAAGCCCCACAAAAACTAAAGATCCTTTTAATAAAAAGCAACCAGAAATAATAGTAACAAAAGCAACAAAGGTTTCTAAAGAAAAGAAAAACGTACGAAAAGAAAAGACAAAAGAAACCTTATTTTTAATAGCAGATAAACCCCAACAGAATGGATCAAATAAAACTAAAAATAAAATAGTAAAAGGTATCCGAGAAAAAAAATATGTAACAAATAATAATACAAAAGAGAATATAGAAATTATTAATTCTAAAATTGAAATTGCTCAAAAGGATGTTTTAATAAAAACAAAAAAGCCTTCTGATTTAGCTGAAAATCCAGTTTTAATTGATAAGAATAAAGCTAAAAAGAAATATCTTAAGAAAGATATTTTAGTTGTTATGAATAATAGTAAGAAAGAAGAAAAAAAGAGCAATAAAAAACTATGGAAAATTTCACCAGTTGTAGCTGTTTTAAATTCTAATTCTTTTTCTAATGCTTCTCCAATTAATAAAAATTTAGGAAACTCTACAAGAGGAAATAATTCTTATTCTTATGGTATACAAGTTGGTTATCAGTTAGATAATAAATGGACAATTCAATCTGGTATTCATTTACAAGAAATGCAGTTTTCTAATAGTCAAATTACTATAAATACAACAAGTTCTAGTAGTTCTACTATTGCACTTAATTCAGGAGACACTTACTCTCTAGAAGATTCTTCTTTAGAGAATTTGTCATTAAATACAGTAAGACAAAATGCCAATTTATCTCAAGTATATGGCTACATAGAAATTCCGGTAGAAATAAAATATAATGTATTAGAAAACAGAAACTTTAAAACAGAATTAGTTGCAGGTTTTAGTTCACTTTTTTTAAATAAAAACTCAATAAATTTAAAAGCGAATAACTTTACTAAAATTGGAAAAGCAAATAATTTAAATAATATTAATTTTAGTGGAAATGTAGGGGTTAATTTTAATTATCAATTTGATAAGAAGTGGTCTTTAAATTTAAACCCAATGTTTAAAAGTCAATTAAATACATTTAATAAAAACCAAAATGGATTTAAACCATATTTTGTAGGTATTTATACAGGTATTAACTATAAGTTTTAAATGAGTAATGAATCTTTTTAATAGGTTTGTAAAAAACTTACTCTTTATAAATCTTTACAACCAAGTCTCCTTTGTCATTCATTGATGCTCTGTACATTCCTGCGGTATTAAACTCAAAAGACATGTTTCCGTTTTTATCTAAAGCCACAACACCACCAGTACCACCAAGCGCAGTAAGTTTGTTTTGAATAACATCTTTTGTTGCGTTTTTTAATGTTTTTTGTTGATATTCCATTTGTGCAGAAATATCATAAGCTACTTGTCCCCTAATAAAATACTCACCCCAACCAGTAGAAGAAACACCACAAGTTTTATTGTTTGCATAAGTACCAGAACCAATAACAGGTGAATCACCAATTCTGCCCCAACGTTTATTTGTCATTCCACCAGTAGAAGTTCCAGCAGAAATGTTTCCGTTTTTATCTAAAGCTACACAACCCACTGTTCCGAATTTTGCATTTTTAATATCAGTATCATAAAAAGCTGCCTTTTTATCGTCGTGATCTAATGCTGTTTTATTTTTATCTTTTATTCTCTGAAGAGATTTAAAACGTTTTTCTGTATAAAAGTAACTGGGATCAACAATTTCTAACCCTTTTTCTTCTGCAAAACTTGCAGCACCTTTTCCAGAAAGCATAACATGATCTGAATCGGTCATAATTTTTATTGCTAATTCTATTGGGCTTTTTACGCTCTTCACTCCTGCAACAGCACCAGCATTTAAAGTTTTTCCATCCATAAAAGAAGCATCTAATTCGTTCGTTTCTTCATGTGTAAAAACAGCTCCTTTACCAGCGTTAAATAGTGGAGACTCTTCCATAATTTGAATAGTTCTCATTACTGCTTCCTGACTTGTTCCTCCATCTTTAAGAATAACATAACCTGTTTTTATAGCCTCTTTTAGTTTGGTCTTGTATGCAGTTTCTTTTTCATCAGACATGTTTTTCTTTAAAATAGTTCCCGCACCACCATGAATTATAATAGCAAAATCGTTTACCTTCTTAGTACCTTCTTTTTTTATTGATATCTCTTCTGTTTTGCATCCTAAAGAAATTAATAAAATAGAAGTAATAAATAGTATTCCCCTCATAACAAGTGTTTGAAATTAAACAATAAGTATTGTTTTTGTTAAATTTAAATATATGTAAATTTATTTGTAAATTCGTTCCTCGAATTTAAACAACTTAAACGGAACAACAAAATGGCAGATTTTGGAATTAAAGAAGCTTTAGCTCAATTAGGAGTAAAAGATATAAATGATGGAACTTCTACAGGTTCTAACAATTTTTCTAATGGAGAACTTATCGAAAGTTACTCTCCTGTTGATGGAAAGTTAATAGGAAAAGTAAAAGCAACTACAAGAGAAGATTATGATAAGGTAATGGATACGGCAACTAAAGCTTTTTTAAGTTTTAGAGATATGCCAGCTCCACAAAGAGGAGAAATTGTTCGTCAGTTTGGTAATAAGTTAAGAGATTTAAAAGAGCCATTAGGAAAGTTAGTTTCTTATGAAATGGGTAAATCTTTACAAGAAGGTTACGGAGAAGTTCAAGAAATGATTGATATCTGTGATTTTGCTGTTGGATTATCAAGACAATTAAATGGTCAAACAATTCCATCTGAGCGTCCAGGACACGTAATGAGAGAGCAATGGCACCCAATTGGTGTTGTTGGTATTATATCTGCATTTAACTTTCCTGTTGCTGTTTGGGCTTGGAATACAGCTCTAGCTTGGATTTGTGGTGATGTATGTGTTTGGAAAGGTTCTGAAAAAGCACCTTTATGTTCTATTGCTTGTCAGAATATCATAGCAGATGTTTTAAAACAAAATAATTTACCAGAAGGAATTTCTAGTATTATTAATGGAGATTACAAAGTAGGAGAAATGATGACGACTGATACTCGTGTCCCTTTAGTATCTGCTACAGGTTCTACAAGAATGGGAAGAATTGTTGGTGCAACTGTTGCAGGACGTTTCGGAAAATCTTTATTAGAATTAGGAGGAAATAATGCAATTATTATTACACCAACTGCTGATTTAAAAGTGGTTGTTCCTGGAGCTGTATTTGGAGCTGTAGGAACTTGTGGACAACGTTGTACCTCTACAAGAAGATTAATTATTCACGAATCTGTTTATGATAAAGTAAGAGATGCAATTGTTGGTGCTTATGGGCAATTAACAATAGGTAATCCTTTAGATGAAACAAATCATATTGGGCCGTTAATTGATCACGATTCTGTAAACACGTATTTAGCTGCTATTGAAAAAGCAAAAGCTGAAGGAGGAAACGTATTAGTTGAAGGTGGTGTTTTAACAGGTAAAGGATACGAAAGTGGATGTTACGTTAAACCAGCTATTATTGAAGCTGAAAATCATTTTGAAATTGTTCAACATGAAACTTTTGCTCCGATTTTATATTTAATGAAATATTCAGGAGAAGTAGAAAATGCTATTGAGAAACAAAATGGTGTTGCTCAAGGTTTATCTTCTGCAATTATGACCAATGAACTGAAAGAAGCTGAAAAGTTCTTATCATACGCTGGTTCTGATTGTGGTATTGCAAATGTAAACATCGGAACTTCTGGTGCTGAAATTGGTGGTGCTTTTGGAGGTGAAAAAGAAACAGGTGGTGGACGTGAGTCTGGGTCTGATGCTTGGAAAGTTTACATGAGAAGACAAACAAATACGGTAAATTATTCTGATGAATTGCCTTTAGCACAAGGAATAAAATTCGATTTATAAGTTGATAATTAACATTTAATTATATTGAAAAGGCTTCACAATTTGTGAAGCCTTTTTTAATTCAAATAACTATATTTTCTGAAATTATTTATCTAGAGCATTTAATAAAAGCTTATAAGCTTCATTTGCTTTAGACATTTTTGCATAATTAAGAGCAGTATAACCTCTTGTAGATTTTACTTTTAATTTAGCACCTTTTTTAATTAATAATTTAACAATTTCTACTTTATTATACCTTGCAGCAAACATTAAGGGAGTTAAGCCTGTAGATTTTTTATTAATATTTGTCCCGTTTTCAATCAACATTTTTACAGCGTCATAATTACCTGCAACAATTAACTTACAAAAGGTATTAATATTTGGGTATTCAATAGAAGTTTTAATATTTGATTTGTTCAATTCTGAAGCAGTAATCGTTCCGAAAGATAATGTGATCGCTAATATGGTAAATACAATTGTTTTCATGGTATATGTTTTTTAAAAGATTAGGTTTATACTTAAGAGACGCTTATAAAAAAAAAATGTTTCAATAAAATTAAAGAGTTAACATATATTTAAGAATTTTTCTTAAAATGTTCTTAACGTATTAAATTATAATATTTAATAAATTTTTAATAAATTCACAATCAGTAACTTAAATAACTATAAAATGAGTAAAAAATCAACTTATTTATTAGGTATCTTGTTAACGATTGTTGTTGGTAGCCTTTTGTATTGGTATTTATGTTGTAGTGTTTGTTGTGAAAAACAAAGCTGTGATGTAAATAAAACAAGTAAAGAAGCATCCCAAGATAATGTTGCAAAACCTAAAGTAAAAAAACCAACTTTTATTCCATTCAGCATTAACGATGCTAATGGAGATTTTAAATTTTCAATTGATGAGAGCTTTAATTTTAACGAATCTAACTTTGTTATTAATAATACTGTTTCAGAAAATTTAAACAATGGTATTTTAAATATTAAAGAGTATTTAGATGCAAATGGAAACAAACGTTTTAATATTACAGGGTATTATACCAGTAATGAAACAAATAATTCAGCATTTCCAAATTTAGGTTTAGCAAGAGCTAATTCTGTAAAAAACTACATGACAACTAAAGGAATATCATCTAAAGTAATTAACACCTTTGGTGGATTAAAAGATGATATTGTTTCTGATAAAAATAAGGACTTCTTAGGGCCTTTATCGTTCGATATTTTTACAAGAACAGATGAGGCTACTTTAAAAGATAAAGAGTTTAAAGAAATTTGTGAAACAATTAAAGAGAATCCTTTAAAACTTTATTTTGATTCTGGTAAAGCTCATATTAATTTATCAAAAGAACAACGTGAAAAATTTACAAGTATTTCTAGTTGTATTGATAAACTAGGAATGATTGTTCAAGTAATAGGACATACAGATAATACTGGTAATTCTGAAAACAATATGAATCTTGGTCAAAAACGAGCAGATTTTGTGAAAGACTATTTGGTACAAAATGGTATTTTAAAAGAGAATATAGAAACTTCTTCAAAAGGTCAAAACCAACCAATTGCTAATAATGCAACCAAAGAAGGAAGAGTAAAAAACAGAAGAATTGTAGTAACAATAACTAAATCAAAAAAATAAAATTATGAATTTATTAGCAATGCATATACCATGTTGGTTAATTCCATTATTAGTTGGAGTTATTTGTGCAATATTAGGATATTTATTAGGAAGACTTTTCGGAAGAGAGAAAAATAAAGAAGAGTTAGATATATGGAGCAACAAAGTAACGAGCTTAGAAGAATCTTTAGAAGAATGTGGTAAGAAAAGGTCTGCTTTAGAGACCGACCTAAATACATGTAATAAGAATAAATTAAACTTAGAAGCAGATTTAGGAGCTTGTCATAAGACAAAATTAGCTTTAGAAGCTGATTTAAATACATGTAACAAGAGTAAATTAAACTTAGAGTCTGATTTATTATTAGCAAAATCAAGTTTTACAAGTAAGGCGGCTGATGTTTCAAGTATCACAAATGTAGCATCATCTTTTACAGAATCACCAATGCTAATTCCTTTTGAAGCTACATTAGCAAAAGCGGTATTTGGTAAAAAAATTAAAGAGAATGACTTGAAGATTGTGGAAGGAATCGGGCCAAAAATTGAAGGCTTATTTCACACTTTTGATATTAAAACATGGAAAGATTTAGGTGAGGCTTCAATAGAAAAATGCCAAGAAGTATTAAATAGCGGAGGAGATCGTTATCGAATTCATAAACCAAATACATGGCCAAAACAAGCTAAATTAGCTTACGAAGGTAAATGGGAAGAATTATTAAAATGGCAAGATGAATTAGACGGAGGAAAATAGTAATTTATTTTTTTAATATAAACCCTCGCAATTGCGAGGGTTCTTTTTTTAAACCTTTTAATATTTTCTAAGTCCAATTAGTATGAATACAAAACAGATTCAACATTTATATAACCGTATTGGTTTTGGAATTACTCCTTTTCAACTTAAAAAACTGATAGGTAAGTCTCAAAAACAAATTATTGATTCTCTTTTTCAAGAGTCAAAAAAAGTGACACCTGTTACTATTGATATCTCTTTTGCTTTAAATCTAACAAAAGAAGATTTTAAAAATAAAAAGAGACGAAGAGAGCTAACGAAAATAAGTAAAGAAAAAATATTAGCTTTAAACAAAGCTTGGTTAGAAAGACTGTATAACCCTTCGGAATTATTGCGTGAAAAAATGACCCTTTTTTGGGCAAACGTTTTTGTTTGTAAAGATAAAGATATTCGTTTTTTTCAACGATATAATAACTTATTGCGATCACATTCATTAGGAAGTTTTAAAACATTCACAAAAGCTATTGCTAAAGAACCAGCAATGTTAAAGTATTTAAATAATAAGCAAAATAGAAAGAAAAGTCCGAATGAAAATTTTGCACGTGAATTGATGGAGCTGTTTACTCTTGGACAAGGAAATTATACAGAAAAAGATATTAAAGAAAGTGCGAGAGCATTTACAGGATACAATCATAATTTTTATGGGGAGTTTAAATTTAGAAAGAAACAACATGATAATGGAGAGAAAACTTTTTTAGATCAGACAGGATATTTTGAAGGTGATGATATTATTGATATAATTTTAAAACAAAAGCAATGTGCTCGTTTTATATGTGAAAAAGTATATCGTTATTTTGTGAATAACACAATTAATTCTAATCATGTAAATGAAATGGTTTCGAAGTTTTATTCAAACTATAATATTGAAGAATTAATGTATTTTGTATTGAGTTCAGATTGGTTTTATGCTGAAGAAAATATAGGTGTGAAAATAAAATCACCAATCGAATTCCTAGTAGGAATGAATACTGTAGTTCCGTTTTCAATAGAAAAAAATAAACAAAGTTTATTTATTCAAAAATTATTAGGGCAAGTATTATTAAATCCACCAAATGTTGCTGGGTGGAAAGGAGGGAGGACATGGATTGATAGTAATACTATTGTTACTCGATTACGACTAGCATCTGTATTGTTAAATAATGCAGAAATTACCTATTCCGACAAAGGAGGATTAGAAGAAGATGTAAAAGATTTTAGTGAGAAAAAATTAAGAAGAAAAATATTTATAAAAGTAGCAGCAGATTGGAATGTTTTTGAAAATAATTATCCAACAAGAACTAATAAAGAATTAATTGATCAGGTTATTACGAGTCCTATAAATAAAGGAACTTTAGAATTACTAGAGAATAGCGAGTTTGTTTCAAAAAGAGATTTTTGTGTGCAATTATTATCGTTACCAGAATATCAATTATGTTAAAAAGTAAAATAAATGGATAGAAGAAATTTTATAAAAAGAACATCATTGGCATCTGGAGGATTATTTTTTGTTCCGCAGTTTGTAAAAGCCTTTGAACAAAATACTCAGCAATTATTTAGCAATAAAAAAATTGTAATTATTCAATTAAAAGGTGGTAATGATGGTTTAAATACGGTTGTTCCTTTTAGAAATGATATTTATTATCAAAAAAGAAACGGAATTGCAATTCCGAAGAATAAGTTATTACAATTAAATGATGAGGTTGGTTTACATGCAAGTTTGGCTCCGCTACAAAAATTGTATGATAAAGGCTATGTAAGCATTATTAACAATGTAGGATATCCAAATCCGAATCGCTCACATTTTAGATCAACAGATATTTGGCAAACAGCAAGTGATAGTAATGAATATCTACAAAGTGGTTGGGTCGGTCGTTTTTTAGATCAAACAAAATCGAAGCCTTATAAAGCAATAGAAGTAGACGAGAGTTTGTCTTTAATGCTAAAAGGAGAGCTTCAAAATGGATTAGCAGTAACGAACCCTAAATTATTTTATGAGTCGTTAAAACAACCATTTTTTAATGATGTTTTAAATCATTACAACGATGCTCATTTAAGTGAACACAACTTAGGTTATTTATATAATACAATGATTGATGCAAAATCATCTGCAAAACATATTTACGAGAAAAGAAAAACAACTACCTCTAAAGCAAAGTACCCTAAAAATGTATTTGGAAAACAATTAAAAACGATTGGAGAGTTTATAAATTCGGGATTAGAAACTCAAGTGTATTATGCTGCATTAAGCGGATTTGATACTCATGTAAATCAAAAGAATAAACAAGCA
This genomic stretch from Tenacibaculum sp. Bg11-29 harbors:
- a CDS encoding TetR/AcrR family transcriptional regulator encodes the protein MAKQGKEKIITTAFTLFLNKGYQKTSLNDIILATNSSKGAIYHHFKNKHAIYLAALDEYFFKLYDNILIDDSTLSLQKRIKNRYTFFVDLIDFVEKSGGDLLFPIRRYFLFQLESESDDIIRTKILETLHEYHIEIENIIHTSIKSKEIKISLSASVIAQQLISMIEGIAIHHSTLEKNSKLFLLQKYDEIILPYISLLTNQNHTNL
- a CDS encoding acyl transferase, encoding MEDTIFNIQNTEEFTQAALHVFKHQFTNNKVYRSFCDLLYIHPSDVKTIEQIPFLPIQFFKTKEILSSTDKIKETFSSSGTTGSTTSKHHVTDLSWYETSYLKGFDYFYGNIQEYVVLALLPNYLDRKGSSLVYMVDDLIKKSKQSESGFYLNNLDELAKKLIELDKKGQKILLIGVSFALLDLIEQQKFNLKNTIIMETGGMKGRRKELIRNELHQILGEGFGVQKIHSEYGMTELLSQGYSKGNGVFNCPPWMKILTRDTEDALTILPKEKSGGINVIDLANYNSCSFIATQDLGKVYTNNSFEVIGRFDNSDIRGCNLMVL
- a CDS encoding lipocalin family protein is translated as MRKIIILIFIIALVSCEKNNEIIENPDNLLIGSWTDVSYKDGKTSFSRSSSLPENDYGVSFKTNGDYKEKTSGWCGTPPLSYFNIEGSYQLENNFITITKGNNSYKWRVISITETTLVIKRELTTQEIAHKKLMNLFNEIEEMSNKETCSNSLDWSFAGYGAKACGGFKGYITYSKNIDTVLFLKKITAYTKAENEFNKEFGIVSDCSIIKKPISVVCENNYPTLKY
- a CDS encoding RNA polymerase sigma factor produces the protein MAAQSEVYQLFADKLFPLCLKYSRNYQDAEDTLQDSFLTIFSKIKQYKNKGSFEGWLKRIAINTALQKYREKAPLEIVKEVPENDEIEEVYLENEIFSIDVLLSFIQQLPDRYRLIFNLYVLDNYSHKEISNLLKISENTSKSNLSRGRKILKNKLEIHQQKEQKA
- a CDS encoding outer membrane beta-barrel protein — translated: MENRDIDRLFTEKLKNLEVIPPKRVWNNIESDLKKRKRRVLPMWWFSGGISAVLVLGILLFSFPNNSVNKNNNTPIIIANPEINIPDLSPTKTKDPFNKKQPEIIVTKATKVSKEKKNVRKEKTKETLFLIADKPQQNGSNKTKNKIVKGIREKKYVTNNNTKENIEIINSKIEIAQKDVLIKTKKPSDLAENPVLIDKNKAKKKYLKKDILVVMNNSKKEEKKSNKKLWKISPVVAVLNSNSFSNASPINKNLGNSTRGNNSYSYGIQVGYQLDNKWTIQSGIHLQEMQFSNSQITINTTSSSSSTIALNSGDTYSLEDSSLENLSLNTVRQNANLSQVYGYIEIPVEIKYNVLENRNFKTELVAGFSSLFLNKNSINLKANNFTKIGKANNLNNINFSGNVGVNFNYQFDKKWSLNLNPMFKSQLNTFNKNQNGFKPYFVGIYTGINYKF
- a CDS encoding isoaspartyl peptidase/L-asparaginase family protein → MRGILFITSILLISLGCKTEEISIKKEGTKKVNDFAIIIHGGAGTILKKNMSDEKETAYKTKLKEAIKTGYVILKDGGTSQEAVMRTIQIMEESPLFNAGKGAVFTHEETNELDASFMDGKTLNAGAVAGVKSVKSPIELAIKIMTDSDHVMLSGKGAASFAEEKGLEIVDPSYFYTEKRFKSLQRIKDKNKTALDHDDKKAAFYDTDIKNAKFGTVGCVALDKNGNISAGTSTGGMTNKRWGRIGDSPVIGSGTYANNKTCGVSSTGWGEYFIRGQVAYDISAQMEYQQKTLKNATKDVIQNKLTALGGTGGVVALDKNGNMSFEFNTAGMYRASMNDKGDLVVKIYKE
- a CDS encoding aldehyde dehydrogenase family protein; the encoded protein is MADFGIKEALAQLGVKDINDGTSTGSNNFSNGELIESYSPVDGKLIGKVKATTREDYDKVMDTATKAFLSFRDMPAPQRGEIVRQFGNKLRDLKEPLGKLVSYEMGKSLQEGYGEVQEMIDICDFAVGLSRQLNGQTIPSERPGHVMREQWHPIGVVGIISAFNFPVAVWAWNTALAWICGDVCVWKGSEKAPLCSIACQNIIADVLKQNNLPEGISSIINGDYKVGEMMTTDTRVPLVSATGSTRMGRIVGATVAGRFGKSLLELGGNNAIIITPTADLKVVVPGAVFGAVGTCGQRCTSTRRLIIHESVYDKVRDAIVGAYGQLTIGNPLDETNHIGPLIDHDSVNTYLAAIEKAKAEGGNVLVEGGVLTGKGYESGCYVKPAIIEAENHFEIVQHETFAPILYLMKYSGEVENAIEKQNGVAQGLSSAIMTNELKEAEKFLSYAGSDCGIANVNIGTSGAEIGGAFGGEKETGGGRESGSDAWKVYMRRQTNTVNYSDELPLAQGIKFDL
- a CDS encoding ankyrin repeat domain-containing protein, with amino-acid sequence MKTIVFTILAITLSFGTITASELNKSNIKTSIEYPNINTFCKLIVAGNYDAVKMLIENGTNINKKSTGLTPLMFAARYNKVEIVKLLIKKGAKLKVKSTRGYTALNYAKMSKANEAYKLLLNALDK
- a CDS encoding OmpA family protein; this translates as MSKKSTYLLGILLTIVVGSLLYWYLCCSVCCEKQSCDVNKTSKEASQDNVAKPKVKKPTFIPFSINDANGDFKFSIDESFNFNESNFVINNTVSENLNNGILNIKEYLDANGNKRFNITGYYTSNETNNSAFPNLGLARANSVKNYMTTKGISSKVINTFGGLKDDIVSDKNKDFLGPLSFDIFTRTDEATLKDKEFKEICETIKENPLKLYFDSGKAHINLSKEQREKFTSISSCIDKLGMIVQVIGHTDNTGNSENNMNLGQKRADFVKDYLVQNGILKENIETSSKGQNQPIANNATKEGRVKNRRIVVTITKSKK
- a CDS encoding DUF1800 family protein, whose translation is MNTKQIQHLYNRIGFGITPFQLKKLIGKSQKQIIDSLFQESKKVTPVTIDISFALNLTKEDFKNKKRRRELTKISKEKILALNKAWLERLYNPSELLREKMTLFWANVFVCKDKDIRFFQRYNNLLRSHSLGSFKTFTKAIAKEPAMLKYLNNKQNRKKSPNENFARELMELFTLGQGNYTEKDIKESARAFTGYNHNFYGEFKFRKKQHDNGEKTFLDQTGYFEGDDIIDIILKQKQCARFICEKVYRYFVNNTINSNHVNEMVSKFYSNYNIEELMYFVLSSDWFYAEENIGVKIKSPIEFLVGMNTVVPFSIEKNKQSLFIQKLLGQVLLNPPNVAGWKGGRTWIDSNTIVTRLRLASVLLNNAEITYSDKGGLEEDVKDFSEKKLRRKIFIKVAADWNVFENNYPTRTNKELIDQVITSPINKGTLELLENSEFVSKRDFCVQLLSLPEYQLC